ACTTTATGGTATTTAATCTGATTGGCATACCATTTTTCAAAGCTGGCAATATTGATTCGTATCTTTCCGGCAATCTCTTTAGATTCAAAAACATTTTTATGCACCAGCCAGTATCGATCTGTCTTTTTTAATCCCAGCAGCTTTCCCATTTCCGGCACGGTCATCCAGGTTCTCTTTTGTGTCGGACGCCGTTTGTAAGGACTGTCTTCTGATATCTTTGAAATGATCTCTTCTACATCGTCCATTTCCGGAACTTCTTTTTGTTTCATAATTGCTGTTGCCATTTATTCTTCACTTCCTGTCTTTTTTAGTGTTAGTGTTTTTTCTTATATCATATCTCAAATCCAGATAAAAATTTAGGATGTCGATGCAGACAAAATCTGCCTGATCAACACCCTGTTTTTATTGTTCCAAGTTATCGAGCCAGTCATCGAAACTCTTCTTAGAGATGCGATACTTTCCGCCATCCAACTGGATCCACCGGAATTCCTTTTTCTTTAAAAGGTTATAAATAGTAGGTCTGCTGACTCCTAAGATTTCCTGTAACTCTTGAACTGTATAACATCTTTTTTCTGACATTTCTTTATCCTCTTTTCTTTGAAATATGAAAGAAAAATTATCCCTTCATATAACGAAACGCTCAGAGCATGTTTTACAGTGGTCAAAAGCAAATTTTTTTACTTTTTTCTTACGAGTTTTCTTTAATGCAACTCGTAACATTAGATTTTTACATTTTTCATGAAATTAAGTAAAGAAAAAGAGCATATGGAATTGAATCCATACACTCTATGATTACTGGAACTTTATTTCATTTTTAATTCAACAAACTTGAATTTGACTTGCCTATTTTCTTAAAATCTCATGTGGCGCTTCTATTTCATTTGCCAAGGTATGCTCTGTTAATTCTGACATCAATTTCAATTTTTTATTAATCAATGATCGCATACAATTAGGAACATGTTCCTGATGCGCTCTGTGGATTGCTACACATTCCTTACAGTTTCCGTGATAACGACAGGCTTTCAGGCAAGGACAGTGATCTTTGTCTTTATACTCCTTACGAAATTCCGCTGCAAATTCTTCTTGCAATCTCAGCCCCTCGACACGGTTTCCCTTATGAAATTCTACCATTGCATCCAGTTCTTTCTGGTTCCCTTCAATCTTCATGTTATTATAGCGCCTCCATTTCAACTATTCCTCATTTTCTGATAAATCCCGATTTTTCGTTCTCTGCGACTTCCCAATAAACGGGAAGTTGGTTACTTCTTGTAATTCATTTTCTTACTTAACACCCCAAACAAAGCCAATAAAAATATTCCAATTCCAAGCAATACGCCAGCCACTTTCATTAATTCATTGTTTGTATACCCTGTATCCGGAAGAATCCCATACTTGTAATAAGAATAACTAACATGGTCTGTGGTATATGCAGCTATGGAATCTCCTACATTATATTCCGAATATACAAATCCCGGTACTTGCATTCGCTTGTGATAATCATTCACTTTTCCATTGTTGTAGTAGAAGAAATAATTCTGAGATATCGTATCAACCGAAGCATCTTCAGCCCTTTTACCTGTAATCACAATATCCTCCATATAGTAATCTTCTCCCAGTACCATCTCTTCCATTTGTGTATTAAATGCTTTAGATGTCAAAAGTATATTTATCCAGACTGTAATGAAAGCTATACTTAAAATAATGAAACAAATCCAAAACAAAATTTTCTTTTGATTTCCAGTTAATATTTCTTTTGATTCTTTGTGCTCAACCAATTTATTACTCATTCCATAATACCTCTAAAGTACTTTTTCCTTCTTCCTTCCCTTCGTCCAAGAAGTGTATCTCACTCAAAGAACTCGGTCAATCCCGATTTCTCAGTTTCAAAAAATGGCATTTATCGTCTTGTTCCATTCTTATCAAAATTCTTTTTTAATGCTATTTCTGTTGGGAGAATAGACCCAATTAAAGGAATAAGTTGAACACCACAGATAATTCCTCCTATACTCCCAACACAATCTTCATTTTTTCCAATCACTAAAAGCATGAATATTACTGTTATCGGCAACATAACCATTCCACAGACATACCAGACTTT
This Anaerobutyricum hallii DNA region includes the following protein-coding sequences:
- a CDS encoding SdpI family protein encodes the protein MGFWIFMLIMDLLLPFTMIGFGRYFMKKAPKEINSVFGYRTSMSMKNKDTWEFAHKYCGKVWYVCGMVMLPITVIFMLLVIGKNEDCVGSIGGIICGVQLIPLIGSILPTEIALKKNFDKNGTRR
- a CDS encoding LPS biosynthesis protein; the encoded protein is MKIEGNQKELDAMVEFHKGNRVEGLRLQEEFAAEFRKEYKDKDHCPCLKACRYHGNCKECVAIHRAHQEHVPNCMRSLINKKLKLMSELTEHTLANEIEAPHEILRK
- a CDS encoding LPXTG cell wall anchor domain-containing protein; its protein translation is MSNKLVEHKESKEILTGNQKKILFWICFIILSIAFITVWINILLTSKAFNTQMEEMVLGEDYYMEDIVITGKRAEDASVDTISQNYFFYYNNGKVNDYHKRMQVPGFVYSEYNVGDSIAAYTTDHVSYSYYKYGILPDTGYTNNELMKVAGVLLGIGIFLLALFGVLSKKMNYKK
- a CDS encoding helix-turn-helix domain-containing protein, whose amino-acid sequence is MSEKRCYTVQELQEILGVSRPTIYNLLKKKEFRWIQLDGGKYRISKKSFDDWLDNLEQ